One Capra hircus breed San Clemente chromosome 3, ASM170441v1, whole genome shotgun sequence genomic window, tggggttgcaaagagtcggacatgactgagcgactgaactgaactgccatcatgcttcgaggatggattctcctgttATCTTCTAAATAGAGTTGCAATATTGATTTGTCTAATAGCTATAAcatggtttgtccaagacccaagagctgtgacgCGCCAAGgtctttaatgtccatcacttcaAATCTTTGTTTTGATGAGACAAAACTGAAGAGCATACACACGACTGACATCTATGGTGCCATGACTcggatttaacctggctgaaacaacttCGGCATGGCCCCGCaaggaggccaagcacagcaggaaTCCAACTCAGCGAAAGCTCCCACGGTAGAAGCAGAACGCAAAGAAAACCCAGCACAAGGGAAGTGACGAGGCCTATAGTGCTGGAAACAAGGACAGTGAAAAACAAACTCAGAATAAGGCTCATGCAGCTCAGCCTCCGATTGCAGAAGACCTCCGGTTAAGGTAGGAGGTCCGCACTCCTATGGCTGGAGGGACAtgcctaacaaaatcttaattctttTACAATCTCTcgtttcttgtttccttgaaccCGCCATGAGCACACGGGTGGCAGTGGGTTCAACTGAGGGACCCTGGAAAGGCTACTCTTTGGAATGTCCCAAAGGCACTGTCTGCTGGgccccagtagctgttacccaagctggtgggggttcttctgtccttactcttctctgtgccaaggatcatgccaatgaaaactgtgagcacaggtcaggaATTTAGCAGCTTTTCCGGCaggctatgaaggggattccttggcacgttttccccactgctttttcctcctgtccttcagctttCTCCCAGGACTTGAGCCTGGCCAAAACCCAGGATGCCtggcttcaggacctaatgaagctagggctctgatgtctcattgcaaaaattcattgagagacaaagtggtaagaggtggatttgttaggaTTCAGAGAGAAACCACTCTTTAGGGTGTGGGCTCGGGCCATGGAATGTGGCCTGGCTAGGTTTTTGCCAGTGGGGTGAAttaatatgctaatgagtgggtgGATCATCCAAGCCATTGGGAAACCACCCACTCCTCTGTCTTGTGACAGTGCATTAGAGCTGTTttgccacctctgggtgtgtctgttggCTTATAGACTGGGGATTAaggtttacttgaatttgacttgtcatgtTGGACCCAACAGATTTTAATTGTTTATGTTATGCACTTgcgctatgtcattctttcaaaggttgtgctctgccTCCTTCCCTACCATTTCATGCTCATTTCCTCAGCTCCATCCCGGCCCacaatgttgcctctacaatcttctggagggacaaccagaaaatagcaggccttgggagggaaatatccaatcccttaatcctacccagcactggtcacacTGGAGATCTTGGGGACACTCAACTCCAGTCCGGGGATCCCAGGAGGTCAACCTGCCTTGAcatgcctagggatctggtccttgaAAAGTTTTCATGCCTCAACCTGCTTGGGGATCCGCCAgtcccaggggtcccagaaggCCATCATGCCTCGACCTGCCTGGGGATCAGATCTCTAGGAGGCTGTAATGCCTCAGCCTGCCTgcggatctgcaccctgacctggggatgcctggctctcaggttgcaacagtcctgggtaggataagcttcagaaagactcacccctaaggaagtccacccatggaaacagaaggaagcctattacttGTGTGACTGTCCCCAGTCTCAACAGTAACTCAGGAGCCCAGTGaaaaccccattgcctttctggaaaggctaaaagaggcactccaaaagtttaccaatctggacttagactcttacaaggggcaggtgattttaaaggacaaattcctgtcccagtgtgcatcagatatcagaattaagttacaacagctacaacagcaggaccctgctgcctctttagatgagatgatcCAGACAGCCATCAGTACCTTTTATAAAAGAGAACgggagaaggaggccaaggcccaggagagggagagaaggaaagagacaaggcatgcccagatgctggctgccctccagggaagccctatggcacaCCCCGattccttgaaggacaaggcacgaggcaaatgcctaatctgtagacaggcgAGGCATTGGGCCACAGAGTGTGCAAACCATGACACATCTCCTAAAACGgtttgctacaaatgccatcaactgggacactGGGTGGCACTCTGCTcttgggacccaagagcctcaaggtcaagtgccaagccttcCTTCATAATGGTTCAAGAGGACtgaggcagcccactccagccagcccgcctgtcacagataatcatcatggggctggagccaagggtgcaactggatgtggcatgtaggtctgagaatttcttggttgactacctactctgtcttgatctcctactctggaaccttctcctcccaaacctgtaccgtTTTGGGCGTTACAGGAAAAAACAACTATTAAAAGATTCACCCaggcacttctttgttgctgggatgaacaaatattttcccaccagtttctgatggtccctgagtgtcctactctcTTAATGGGAAGAGAcatactcactaaactggggaccGCCCTTGTGACGGGAAgcttttcagcccctagagccctacagctcctggttactactgaagaacccattacACCTTCTCCAATAGAGAGAAACCCAAAACTATGGGaggacaaaattaacccccaggtgtgggaccagggaattcctggacgagcccaccaagctgaaccGGTCATTATTGTCCTCTGAGATGCCACTTGGTTTCCCAACCGGAAACAATATCACCTCAAAAGAGAGGCTCGGGAGGGACTAtagcctttaataaataaattccttgcttgtgggctaATCCCCACTAATTTGCCAAGTAACATcccaatcctctcagtaaagaaaaaggacAGAACCTGGCAAATggttcaagatctccagatcataaatgaagctgtagtccccctccattctacagtacccaatccctatgaaatcttgggagaaatcccacccagtgccaagttTACAGTCCTGGATCTCCAAGATGCATTcttttgcataccactggctaaagaatcccaatatctttttgcctttgagtgggaggccccaAGAGAAAAACACtaacagatgacttggacagtattacctcaggggttcagagatagcccccaccATTTGGACAGGCCCTTAGCCAGAATCTCCTAtatctggacctgggacctaatgggaaaatattacaatacataGATGACCTAttaatctgctctccagatgaggaaaatgccaaacaacatgcaattcaggttctaaacttttTGGCAGAAAGGGAATATAAAGTCTCCCATGCTAAGGCACAAATGGTtgagacaaaggtcacttacctgggagttcagattacacactggtccaggaggctgtcctctgatcgtgtacaaggaatcctccagttgccctcccccacgACTCGTAAACAATTGCaagctttcctggggctaactgggtattgtagaatctggatactcaactatggtctaattgcccagcccttatatgaaagcttaaagggacaggatgattcaatcccactgatgtggggaactcctcaaaagaaggcagagccTACACTAAAACAAACCTTAACTCAGGCAGctgccttgaggttgccagacccagaaaaagcattccaactttgtgtccatgaaagagagggaatagcattgggagtgttaactcaaaggttgggatctgagccccagcctgtagcttacttatccaagagGCTCGATCCAACTGCCCaaggctgcccccacccccccgcctttgaaatcttgcagctgttgcaatcatgatagaagatcagctttaaaactctctttcgggggcaaactaactatttttaccagccaccaagtaaaacaactcctaaatggaAAAGGCCATTTATGAATGtctcagatatcaagtaatgctgatggaaaatccaggcctcactatatccctttgtgaggttcttaacccagcctcCTGCCTATccccgagggctctctcccctttcactcttgtctagaaaccttggaccactggacaaaacctgAGAGAGATTGtcggaagatcctctgaccaatcctgggGAAATCTGGTACACCAATGGAAGCAACTTTGTcttagatggaaaaagaagagtcgggcatgcagtagtctccaattttgagaccatagaggttAAGCCTCTGCCACCaagtacttcagcccaattagctgagctcatagccctgactcgagctccaagtatgcctttctggtgctacatggaTATGGAGCtgtttggaaagaaaggggccacttgaccacccaaGGATTCCCAATCAAATATAGTGATCAAATTCTtagactcttggaggcagtccatctacccactgaggtttcagtctcccactgtaaaggacaccgaaaagggagcacagaagtggcacgagggaaccaagcagctgatcagacagctaagagagcagcattacagaacaacGACCTAATAGGGCTTGCCACCCTAGTtccagactaatttgccagaaactccatatactgaaggtgagactcttaaagcgaagagtgagggctttcaagaagatcatatggggtggttgCAAAAGGAGgaactcctttttctgcctgggaacctcaaatggaagttggttaactccttacatgccaccattcatttaggagaaaaggcccttgaaagattactagaaaggtccttcagaggaacaggcctccaaacaaccataaggcaagtggtctcctcttgtcccacttgccagttAAACAACCCACAAGGAGctcaaagaccccagctggcccagcctatCCAATGACGCaggacctacccaggagaggactggcaaatggacttcacccagatgccagtttctcaagggtataaatacctattagtcatgatagaaattttcacaggatggattgaaggctttcccacacggactgagaaggctgaggagatggtaaaaaaacaaaaacaaaaacaaaaaaactgctccatgaaatcagtccaagatttggtctgcccaggtcattacaaagtgacaatgggacatcatttacttttaAGGTCACACaagggtctctaaagcattgggcattacttattatctccattgtgcctggaggtctcagtcttcaggaaaagtagaaagagccaatcaGTTCTTAAAATCAGCgataaaaagataacccaggagacctccctgggatgaaaggaggctttaccaatagctctccccCACACCcatattgcccctaaggaacaggttggtcttagtccttatgagatgctatatgggagaccttttgtttatgtcaatgacctcttcctagatccagaggttcagaccctccagtcttataccatggccactgggcaattccaacaggatacaCAGCTGTGGGGTatgaaccaggacccaaaagtttctaaggagtcaccaccatatgctccagggactcaagtcctaattaaagtctggaaataTGGGTCCCTGAAGGCTCAATTCCAGCCCACagggaagggcccctaccctgtaatactatCTACCCttacagcagtcaaggtaccaggacatgattcctggattcactactcatgagtcaagccatggaagaaaacagaaaaggacactcaatacacctgtgagcccctgggagatctcatatacctattcagaactacaaatgagtgccattctaatgaacacccccaaatcTGGTTTCTGGAGacaagatttctcaggatagctctaaagagccaacacagcttggtgGAGACTGTACTCCAAAACAGGCAGGAGATAAATCTTCTGAGCCCTGAataaggagggacttgagccatcctagTGATGGGAATTTAGTATTGGCTAATGCAcctactagtccttgttatgcCATATTGATGCTGTTAATGATtgttccatgtattatcaattgtctaacctgttttgtctctgctCAGGTCAACAAACTaaaacatgcagtgccagttcaacaaagataCAAAACTACAGCTGCCcatggaaaatatcactcacccttagatggtCACACTATAAGGACTCCGAGGCTTGAGACTAgtaagagggggaggcccaatacccctcacCATCCCaactcagcaggaagtagccagaaagacctcaaTGCCCCTATTGCCAAGGAATTGGGCCttccatctcttgaggggggaatgttaggtagttagaataggaaacaggagtccaaaatggcggtggctaaaagacaaggacaggaaaagcccatgaaaatagaacaaaggaaggtcaaagcaaggtccgaggaccagagtgaagacctcaggtaaaacaaacagcactcctggctaagcccaatttgaaTAGGGCAcgcccagggggaggaaaaaacatttaaaaggaggagccaaagcgctttctctctctttctcccctagGCATGCCTGtgctatttctctttctctctctctctccgctGCACACTGGTGCActtctccactctcttctcttcgcatctttgggttggcatgccctcacgcttcaaggatggattctcctgttatcttctaaataaaatagagctgtaacactgatttgtctaagagctataacgcggtttgtccaagacccgagagctgtgatgcattgagggctttaatgtccatcacttcaaatctttgttgtgacgagacagagaCGAGGAGCATACACACGCCTGACAGGAAGAAAACATGATCTTTGAATTCTGGCCATTCTCTAGTGGATTAAGGAAAAGATAGAGAGACAGATGCGTGAACACTTCTATAATTACAAGCTCTGGTACGTACTGGGAGGAAAGGTTTACAAAGCTAGCTGATGTACAAGGAGTGGAGGTGGGGCTGACCTAGTTTTGCCTTTGTTCACACAGCATGGGAGGCCTGGAGAACTCCTCTGAGAAAAGAAGTTTCGAGCTGAGAtgtgaggaggaaggaaaaaactaGGCGTTGTAAGGGGCTGTGGGGAAGAGGGGGCCAAAAGATTTGGCCAAGCAGAGAGAACTATTTGTGCAAAGACCTTGGGCAGGAAGTGGCTTTGCATATTAGAGGAACTGAAAGCATGTCCGCTGGGCTAAGGTCAAAATTAGTGAGACTTGAGTGAGAGACAATGCTGAAAGGCAGACCAAGGTCAGACTGCACACAATCTTGTATCCTGAGAAAGCTATTTCAGAAGATGAGGCAAAAGAATGGATGGTGGTAGAGGTGGAAATGTAGACAAGTGGGCACATGCAAGAGATATTTCAAAAGAGGTAAAATAGAGGAGAGCTGTGATGGACTGGATAAAAGAAGGTGGCAGGAGGTGCCAGGTGCTGCCCTGGTTCTGACTCACCAAAGAGGGGAATTTCTTTCTCACTGTGATCTGAAGTTCTGAACCGCTAGGCTTCATTGCTCTTATTTTCAACGTGATAACTGGAGAGCTGGCTGCTCAGGAGCACATCATATTCTTGTCTCTGTTCTTTAAAACAGAAGCTCATATTTGGAGagtgaagaggcagaggagaaaatgagCAGGCAGAGGCCAGGTGGGAGATGGAATGGGAGGAAGAGAGTCTCCCAGAAGGAGGGAGTGAAGACAGAGAGATTGGAGGAGTGGATTCAGGGACCATGGCAGGAGGAAAGAGAGACTGGGGATGGGGACAGTGAGATGGAAGGATCTTGGGATATTAAAGCTTGAAAATTTTTAGCCAACCCAGTCCAATCCTGTCAATGTAGAGCTGAGAAAATCAGGGcttatgttaatattttatttatttatttggccatgtgcATCAGATCCTACTTGCAGCacattgggtctttgttgtgatgtgggatctttcattgcagtgcaAGGATTCTCTAGTTGTATTTTGTGGGCTCCAGAGCTCGTGTGATTcattcagcagttgtggcatgagggTTTGTCCCCCTGAGGTAGGGGGTACATGACCTCTCCCTGCCTGCCAGGGTAAAGCGATTAGAGATTCATTCCTTGtgaactgaaactccaagacaagaataGCAGGTGTTTTGCCAAAAATATTCACTTTCGTCTCAGGTTCAAAGAATTTGTTAACAAAATCATCCACTCTTTATATACAAATaagtaatacaaatatttatcagagaattatctagcttactttcaatatactaaaattaagagaaaagagaaatagaaacagtagAGGATACATCACCAAACTGGattttgaccaacatccagactcaAATAGCgctgggaagtcccatgacaCAGCACATCTGAAGTCCCATCTGGGAAAAGGTCCCAGGCAAAGAGTCCCCTCCATGGGTAAGACTTCAAAGATTGCAGTTCGGGGTCCCTGCTTATAATCCCAGGATGCAAACTGATGTCATCATCAATCTATAGCTCTGGTTTCAtgttaatgctgtttgttttgtcaTGTAAAACTTGGAATTGTTGTTAAGCTGGGGGCTTGATTGGCCAGGCCCCCTCTGGGGGCTCAACAATCTCAAGATTACTCCCCCATTTTATCTACAGTGCTGTAAGACTTGCACTCACAGGAGACAGTCACTTCCAATCACTTCCAGACACACCTAGTtagggcagtgtccaggcaggttagaagcaaggtcagaggcctgcgctgctttgtctctgaagcctctcagttcagttcagttcagttcagctgctcagtcatgtctgactctttgcaacctcgtggactgcgtcatgccaggcctccctgtccatcaccagcttccagagtttactcaaactcatgtccattgagtcggtgatgccatccaaccatctcatcctctgtcgtccccttctcctcctgctctcaatctttcccaccatcagggtcttttccaatgaatcagttcttcacatcaggtggccaaagtattggagtttcagcttcagcatcagtccctccaatgaatattcaggactgatttcatttagggtggaccggttggatctccctgcagtccaagggactctctagagtcttctccaacaccacagagcaaaagcatcaattcttcggtgctcagttttctttatagtccaactctcacatccatacatgactacaggaaaaaccatagttttgactagacagacctttgttggcaaagtaatgtctctgctttttaatatgctgtctaggttggttataacttttcttccaaggaaaaattaatttcatggctgcagtcaccatcttcaatgattttggagcccccaaaataaagtctgtcactgtttccattgtttctccatctatttcccatgaagtgatgggaccagatgccatggtcttagttttctgaatgctgaagccagctcttcactctcctctttcactttcatcaagaggctcaattttttttcactttctgtcataagtgtggtgtcatctgcaaatctgaggttgttcgtatttctcccggcaatcttgattccagcttgtgctccatccagtccagcatttctcatgatgtactctgcatatgagttaaataacccaggtgacaatatactgcctaaCTAAGACTATTTAATTTCCCTCTCCTTAGAGGCCAAAGGAGAGTTATGTTAAGGGATGTTCTGCCCAGATGCCTTTTCAGtaaaatccatcttggctaagagatgcgtgTGCACATATGGGAGGATCTTGAAGtataccaaatatggactgtgaaacaggcaaattaaaatgattggccaaaggaaaactggaagaaatgcCCTATAAAAGTAATTGAAATTGCCAGGAGGCTGCAACTCAGTGACTTTCTCTCCTTGAGTCATATTCTCcctattgtactgtgcttttttCCTCTCAGTAAATACTGtacttgcttcactactttcttcCTTTGCGGGAAATtttttctgcaaagctgaaggccggggcccttgtcactgaccactagTCTACTGGCTAGGCTCTGGTGTTCTCACCGCTGGAATCCAACCTCAATCTCTAGTTGGGAATCCAAGCCCTTTTGGGAGCTGTTGCAGGCTGAGATCACTCTAGATCACCCTGTTGGTTGATCCGGGATCCAACCaacaccccctgcattgcaaggtgtactcttaactactggaccaccagagaagtctcttattattttatcattaacATGATGTTCGCACTCCTAGACATTTTGGAAAACAACAAAtgtaaaacagattaaaaatctTCCATAATCTCTTTGCCTAGAGACATCCATTGCTTGCCTCCCACtcaaaactttgttttaaaaaacatggtAGACGTTATACCATAGATACAACTTTATGTcctgtttttaaaacttaaatagtAGTTGTAAAGTGTTTTTCCACATACTATCTGTACTCTACGTTGGAAAAAGATTTAGACAAGCCGGTTGTGAGAAACATAGTACTTAAGTGAGTGGCTGGGACCACAGCTCTTTGCAGTTCAGATACCTAACAAGAGGGACCGCCTGGCAGATGAAAAAGTGATCCCTGGACTGAAGGGGTTGGAAGCAAGTCCAGGGATAGCCAGAATGGGAGTCCTGCCTGCCTCTAGGCTTAAGAATTGACCTGCAACAGGCTCAAGCTCAGGCTTTTGGCAGTCCGGGAAACCCGGGTGTGTGGGCGGGCGTTGGGGAAGGACCGGGGGCGGgcgtcgggggtggggggcggagatTCGTCCGAGAGCAGAGCTAGGACGTGGGGTGCTTGCTGTTTCTGTTCTTCTGGAGGCTTCCAAAGATTTGCGGGAGGTTTGAGAATGAGTGGAACCCGGCGGAGGGCGGAGAGAGGGAGCCGAGCAGGGAAACGGGCCGACGATCGCGGCGGGCGGGCGGAGACTGATGCACCTCGAGAAGTCGGGAGCTTGATCCACCAGCCCGAGAACCTGTTACTCCCTGCCTCCAGCTGCTTGGCCCCTGGAGACCGAGCTCGATTCAGAGCCAGCAGACATCACCCTTTCTTCCCAAACctaactctttctttctttctgtttttcttgcttCTCCCTTCTGTGCTCTCCCTCCCGTTTCCCCGGCTTCTCCGATCTGTATTCTCTCCAGCCCCGCAAACGTCTTTCCCCTTCCGCGGCCTCCAGATCTCCTCCTTCGCCAACAGCAGCTGGACGCGCACGGACGGCCTCGCGTGGCTGGGGGAGCTGCAGCCCTATACTTGGCGCAATGAGTCGAGCACCATCCGCTTCCTGAAGCATTGGTCTCAGGGCACATTCAGCGACCAGCAGTGGGAGCAGCTGCAGCATACATTTCAGGTTTATCGCAGCAGCTTCACCAGGGACGTCCGGGAATTCGTGAAAACGCTGCCTGGCGACTGTGAGCTGAGGGATGGGATCGTGGACAGCTGCCCAGGGGGAGACAGTGGATGCTGAAGCCCAACCGGGAGGTTCTGGCCCCACGTGATtgtctcctctcttccttttgaGTCCCACTTCTGCCTGAGAGGTCCCAGCTTGAGTCCTCAAAATACCGCTTGTTCATTCCGCTGCAGGTCACCCATTCTCATTTACATGAACTTTGGGGTCCCCAGCATAACCCTCACACCAATTTCTTCAACTCTTTTCAGGCTTCTAAGCTCTTCATAGATCTCTTTCCATTCTTCTCCTCAGATCCTTTTGAGATCCAGGTATCTGGAGGATGTGAGTTACTCCCGAGGAACATCTCAGAAAGCTTCTTACGTGCAGCATTTCAAGGAACGGATGTCCTAAGTTTCCAAGGAATGTCTTGGGTGTCAGCCCCAGATGCACCCCCTTGGAGCCAGGTGGTCTGCAAGGTGCTCAATGGGGACCAAGGGACCAAGGAAACGGTGCACTGGCTCCTCCATGACATCTGCCCCGAGTTGGTCAAAGGCCTCATGCAGACCGGGAAGTCTGAGCTGGAGAAGCAAGGTCAGCCTGCCTTTGTCACCCCCTGCCCTCCATTCCACTCTGGGGCTCCATCTTGGGTTTCATTCCAGGGTTCACATCCCTTTAAGCAtcacaggaagaggaggggatggATAAGCTGTGAGGGTATTTTTGCATTCCACAAACATTAACTAGGCACCTTTTGGGTTCCATGAATTGAATTAGATAAACCCTGGAGGTCAGTCAGGATCTGTACttgagaagggagaggagaaggcAGATGAATAGTTAAAGCagtgtcctggtggctcagatggtaaagagtctgcccacaacgcaggagacccgggtttgacctctgggttgtgaagatgccctggagaaggaaatagcaaccccctccagtattcttgcctgaaaaattccgtggacaaaggagcccggtgggatatagtccatggggttgcaaagagtcagacatgactgagtgactaacacttagaaACATGCTACGTATGTTACAGCTGAACACAGGGTGCTCTGGGAGTACAGAGTAGGGGCGTTTACCGGAGACTGGATCAGGGAAGGGAATGGGGATCGGGGAAGGCTTTCCCGGAGAAGCTAATACAAACAGATTGAAATGGTGGGAGTTCATCTCCAGAGGTAGACATGTAGGACTGATGAGCCTGCTGTGAAGTCCAGAGCCTCT contains:
- the LOC102180271 gene encoding antigen-presenting glycoprotein CD1d isoform X1 is translated as MSGTRRRAERGSRAGKRADDRGGRAETDAPREVGSLIHQPENLLLPASSCLAPGDRARFRASRHHPFFPNLTLSFFLFFLLLPSVLSLPFPRLLRSVFSPAPQTSFPFRGLQISSFANSSWTRTDGLAWLGELQPYTWRNESSTIRFLKHWSQGTFSDQQWEQLQHTFQVYRSSFTRDVREFVKTLPGDYPFEIQVSGGCELLPRNISESFLRAAFQGTDVLSFQGMSWVSAPDAPPWSQVVCKVLNGDQGTKETVHWLLHDICPELVKGLMQTGKSELEKQVKPEAWLSSGPSPGPDRLLLVCHVSGFYPKPVWVMWMRGEQEEPGTQQGDVMPNADSTWYLRVTLDVAAGEAAGLSCRVKHSSLGDQDIILYWDGKRVSRGLIVVLVILVFVLLFVGGLVFWFRKHRRYQDIS
- the LOC102180271 gene encoding antigen-presenting glycoprotein CD1d isoform X2 → MSGTRRRAERGSRAGKRADDRGGRAETDAPREVGSLIHQPENLLLPASSCLAPGDRARFRASRHHPFFPNLTLSFFLFFLLLPSVLSLPFPRLLRSVFSPAPQTSFPFRGLQISSFANSSWTRTDGLAWLGELQPYTWRNESSTIRFLKHWSQGTFSDQQWEQLQHTFQVYRSSFTRDVREFVKTLPGDYPFEIQVSGGCELLPRNISESFLRAAFQGTDVLSFQGMSWVSAPDAPPWSQVVCKVLNGDQGTKETVHWLLHDICPELVKGLMQTGKSELEKQGFYPKPVWVMWMRGEQEEPGTQQGDVMPNADSTWYLRVTLDVAAGEAAGLSCRVKHSSLGDQDIILYWDGKRVSRGLIVVLVILVFVLLFVGGLVFWFRKHRRYQDIS